Proteins co-encoded in one Corylus avellana chromosome ca9, CavTom2PMs-1.0 genomic window:
- the LOC132192090 gene encoding solute carrier family 40 member 2-like, with protein sequence MREPLLGQQQEQPPSQDDSIPSSLFTHLYVAHFLARWGARMWEFSVGLYMISIWPDSLLFAALYGVVESASTVLFGPLVGQWVDRLTYVKVLRIWLVAQNLSFIIAGCTVIALLRFSTLKSTNYTAFLSLVLLTNVSGAVAALSTLAGTILIEREWVVVISEGHPPEMLTKINSIIRRIDLICKLFGPVLSGFLISFVSLTASAVALALWNAISIWVEYWLFISVYNGIPALGESSERRISRLSPVEVVEESTLTSQERESLLSHDGGNSPLTVNTWESKIIQWIPCLDAWRVYFQQDVVLPGLALALLYFTVLSFGTLMIADLEWEGIPAYVTAIARGISAVIGISATFVYPVLQSRISTIRTGLWSIWSQWTCLLVCVGSIWVKNSVLAAYMLMAGVATSRLGLWMFDLSVLQQMQDHVPEADRGVVGGVQNSLQSILDLMTYVMGIIISNPQDFWQLTLISFVLVTLAAFLYTIYLYLVRKHLFHFEKLHFS encoded by the exons ATGAGAGAGCCACTTCTTGGCCAGCAGCAAGAACAACCTCCTTCTCAGGATGATTCAATCCCTTCATCACTTTTTACACACTTGTACGTGGCCCACTTTTTGGCCAGATGGGGTGCCAG GATGTGGGAATTCTCTGTGGGGTTATACATGATCAGCATTTGGCCAGATTCCTTACTCTTTGCCGCTCTCTATGGTGTGGTAGAATCTGCTTCAACTGTGCTCTTTGGTCCCCTCGTTGGACAATGGGTGGATAGGTTGACATATGTAAAG GTTCTCCGAATATGGTTGGTAGCTCagaatttatcttttataattGCTGGGTGCACAGTGATTGCATTACTGAGATTCTCAACCTTGAAGTCCACTAATTACACAGCATTCCTCTCACTTGTGCTATTAACCAATGTCTCCGGAGCGGTTGCAGCACTTTCAACACTCGCGGGTACCATCTTGATTGAAAGAGAATG GGTGGTTGTGATATCAGAAGGCCATCCTCCAGAGATGCTAACTAAGATAAATTCAATTATCAGAAGAATTGATCTAATATGCAAGCTATTTGGTCCTGTTTTAAGTGGCTTCCTTATCAGCTTTGTATCACTAACAGCATCTGCTGTGGCTTTGGCACTCTGGAATGCAATATCCATTTGGGTGGAATATTGGCTTTTTATCTCTGTATATAATGGCATACCAGCTTTAGGTGAAAGCAGTGAAAGGAGGATCTCAAGGCTTTCACCAGTCGAAGTTGTGGAAGAGAGCACACTAACTTCCCAGGAGAGAGAAAGCTTGCTTTCTCATGATGGAGGCAATTCACCATTGACTGTGAACACCTGGGAAAGCAAGATAATTCAATGGATCCCTTGTCTTGATGCATGGAGAGTATATTTTCAACAAGATGTTGTGCTCCCTGGACTAGCCCTGGCTTTGTTATATTTCACTGTCCTCAG CTTTGGAACTTTGATGATTGCTGATTTAGAATGGGAAGGTATACCTGCTTACGTTACTGCTATCGCACGTGGAATAAGTGCGGTGATCGGAATATCGGCGACATTTGTGTACCCAGTCTTACAATCTCGCATTTCCACAATTAGAACAGGACTCTGGTCTATTTGGTCTCAG TGGACCTGCCTCCTAGTATGTGTTGGTTCAATATGGGTCAAAAATAGTGTTTTAGCAGCATATATGCTGATGGCGGGTGTAGCAACATCTCGGCTTGGATTGTGGATGTTTGACTTATCTGTCCTCCAACAAATGCAG GATCATGTTCCTGAAGCGGATCGTGGTGTTGTGGGAGGTGTTCAGAACTCACTGCAGTCTATTTTGGATTTGATGACTTATGTCATGGGAATAATCATCTCAAATCCACAG